In the Oncorhynchus gorbuscha isolate QuinsamMale2020 ecotype Even-year linkage group LG05, OgorEven_v1.0, whole genome shotgun sequence genome, one interval contains:
- the LOC124035483 gene encoding serine/threonine-protein kinase/endoribonuclease IRE1a-like isoform X3, which produces MTKYVTGRARLADFGISRQLNMGQTTLHTISAGTKCWKARETLDEDSGIGYKRSTDIQVAGMLMYYIISGGHHPFGKGIHCEVNIFQGKYTLEHVEDEVAKDLIEWMINEDPEKRPTVEDTLAHPYFWPEERRVEYLRKIGNEKEAENCRKADPGLLHALDQCAEARSFTKWKSKIPPELMNKLDGKKKAYPDNTLGLLRFIRNLHEHYIEDADSVDILTMFPDLFGCVYKFAKKKEWNSRSSLKKWFHREDVR; this is translated from the exons ATGACAAAAT ATGTTACAGGCAGAGCGAGATTAGCCGATTTCGGTATAAGTCGACAATTGAACATGGGACAAACAACTCTACATACAATCAGTGCAGGAACAAAATGTTGGAAGGCCAGAGAAACTTTAGATGAAGACAGTGGGATCGGATATAAGAGGAGCACCGATATTCAG GTGGCCGGGATGTTAATGTATTACATCATCTCTGGTGGACATCATCCATTTGGCAAAGGCATCCATTGTGAAGTTAACATTTTTCAAGGGAAGTACACACTGGAACATGTTGAGGATGAAGTGGCCAAGGACCTCATTGAGTGGATGATCAATGAAGACCCAGAGAAGAGACCTACAGTGGAGGACACACTGGCCCACCCATACTTCTGGccagaggagag GAGAGTGGAGTACTTACGAAAAATTGGTAACGAGAAGGAAGCAGAGAACTGTCGCAAAGCAGACCCAGGACTCCTTCATGCTTTGGACCAGTGTGCTGAGGCGAGGTCGTTTACAAAGTGGAAGTCCAAG ATACCGCCTGAGTTGATGAACAAGTTGGATGGTAAAAAGAAGGCCTACCCAGACAACACATTGGGTTTGTTGCGCTTCATACGCAACCTTCATGAGCACTA catTGAGGATGCGGATTCTGTTGACATATTGACAATGTTCCCTGATCTCTTTGGATGCGTCTACAAGTTTGCGAAGAAAAAGGAGTGGAATTCAAGAAGTAGTCTGAAGAAATGGTTTCACAGAGAAGATGTAAGATAA
- the LOC124035483 gene encoding serine/threonine-protein kinase/endoribonuclease IRE1a-like isoform X2, whose protein sequence is MYMIFSSDVTGRARLADFGISRQLNMGQTTLHTISAGTKCWKARETLDEDSGIGYKRSTDIQVAGMLMYYIISGGHHPFGKGIHCEVNIFQGKYTLEHVEDEVAKDLIEWMINEDPEKRPTVEDTLAHPYFWPEERRVEYLRKIGNEKEAENCRKADPGLLHALDQCAEARSFTKWKSKIPPELMNKLDGKKKAYPDNTLGLLRFIRNLHEHYIEDADSVDILTMFPDLFGCVYKFAKKKEWNSRSSLKKWFHREDVR, encoded by the exons ATGTATATGATCTTCTCTTCAGATGTTACAGGCAGAGCGAGATTAGCCGATTTCGGTATAAGTCGACAATTGAACATGGGACAAACAACTCTACATACAATCAGTGCAGGAACAAAATGTTGGAAGGCCAGAGAAACTTTAGATGAAGACAGTGGGATCGGATATAAGAGGAGCACCGATATTCAG GTGGCCGGGATGTTAATGTATTACATCATCTCTGGTGGACATCATCCATTTGGCAAAGGCATCCATTGTGAAGTTAACATTTTTCAAGGGAAGTACACACTGGAACATGTTGAGGATGAAGTGGCCAAGGACCTCATTGAGTGGATGATCAATGAAGACCCAGAGAAGAGACCTACAGTGGAGGACACACTGGCCCACCCATACTTCTGGccagaggagag GAGAGTGGAGTACTTACGAAAAATTGGTAACGAGAAGGAAGCAGAGAACTGTCGCAAAGCAGACCCAGGACTCCTTCATGCTTTGGACCAGTGTGCTGAGGCGAGGTCGTTTACAAAGTGGAAGTCCAAG ATACCGCCTGAGTTGATGAACAAGTTGGATGGTAAAAAGAAGGCCTACCCAGACAACACATTGGGTTTGTTGCGCTTCATACGCAACCTTCATGAGCACTA catTGAGGATGCGGATTCTGTTGACATATTGACAATGTTCCCTGATCTCTTTGGATGCGTCTACAAGTTTGCGAAGAAAAAGGAGTGGAATTCAAGAAGTAGTCTGAAGAAATGGTTTCACAGAGAAGATGTAAGATAA
- the LOC124035483 gene encoding serine/threonine-protein kinase/endoribonuclease IRE1-like isoform X1, with protein MLVVNPVNHLTLYDMSFNAIGQNMDQYRQASIKWLRESQKIDLYIEEATNRLPKIPKHLQDMVVNCLTAVFNIMKEISLGLSLVVIPTLLKYLTHESKSTPQGLNRNISVVKLLYVITHKAQNHKHGWTLPFVEELCKRIISFTDQAYLANPQTSSLGVFTFGLLADLYTFDCVPAIITSRGITSVPEKILVTAEMEMDEDLKEKLRKLDMFLRSPVPPTDTTEQLQGVNLSKKKKKKKKKKKKIIQEELSVEKSTPDMTEKPDLDASSIPVEESGVHGENSSVKPFPSTTDELKPRKWHKVSERWRPQLEELSNIDVGKVYRLGNLNLVVHPDFQIAKGSDGTEVFLGLKDDGTEVAVKRMLKSNYQDLKREEGFLRLPQLDSPCIVRYVDFAEDEHFGYLVLQLCEYTLDEYIKDHLPEDKTPVLKKIVHEVLCSLSVLHSLNTKILHRDIKPQNVLIDVTGRARLADFGISRQLNMGQTTLHTISAGTKCWKARETLDEDSGIGYKRSTDIQVAGMLMYYIISGGHHPFGKGIHCEVNIFQGKYTLEHVEDEVAKDLIEWMINEDPEKRPTVEDTLAHPYFWPEERRVEYLRKIGNEKEAENCRKADPGLLHALDQCAEARSFTKWKSKIPPELMNKLDGKKKAYPDNTLGLLRFIRNLHEHYIEDADSVDILTMFPDLFGCVYKFAKKKEWNSRSSLKKWFHREDVR; from the exons ATGCTGGTGGTGAACCCTGTGAATCATCTCACACTATATGACATGTCTTTTAACGCCATTGGACAAAATATGGATCAGTATCGTCAAGCATCCATAAAGTGGCTGAGAGAATCTCAGAAAATTGATCTCTACATTGAGGAGGCAACCAATCGCTTGCCTAAAATTCCCAAACATTTACAAGATATGGTAGTGAATTGCTTGACAGCTGTTTTTAACATTATGAAAGAAATATCTCTTGGACTGTCACTGGTAGTAATACCCACTCTTCTGAAATACCTCACACATGAATCCAAAAGTACCCCTCAAGGACTAAATCGCAACATTTCAGTTGTCAAACTACTGTATGTGATTACTCATAAAGCTCAAAATCACAAACATGGCTGGACCCTCCCTTTTGTTGAGGAGTTATGCAAGAGGATCATCTCATTCACTGATCAAGCATATCTCGCCAATCCTCAGACCTCCAGCTTAGGTGTCTTTACATTTGGTTTGCTTGCAGATCTGTACACCTTCGATTGTGTACCTGCGATTATCACATCACGAGGGATAACCTCTGTGCCGGAGAAAATACTTGTTACTGCTGAAATGGAGATGGATGAAGACCTGAAAGAAAAGCTAAGGAAATTAGATATGTTCCTACGAAGTCCAGTCCCACCAACGGATACAACTGAACAATTGCAGGGAGTGAATCtgtcaaagaagaagaagaagaagaagaaaaaaaagaagaagataaTTCAGGAAGAGTTGTCGGTAGAGAAAAGTACACCTGACATGACTGAGAAGCCAGATCTTGATGCTTCATCAATTCCAGTTGAAGAATCTGGTGTACATGGGGAAAATTCCAGTGTTAAACCATTTCCCTCCACCACCGACGAATTGAAACCCCGGAAATGGCACAAAGTTAGTGAGCGGTGGAGGCCTCAGTTGGAGGAACTCAGCAACATAGATGTAGGCAAGGTTTACAGATTGGGAAATCTCAATCTTGTCGTCCATCCGGATTTCCAAATAGCCAAAGGAAGTGATGGAACTGAAGTCTTTCTGGGCTTGAAGGATGATGGTACTGAGGTAGCCGTGAAGAGAATGCTCAAGTCAAACTATCAAGATctgaagagagaagagggttTTTTAAGACTACCTCAGCTGGATAGTCCCTGCATTGTGAGATATGTGGACTTTGCAGAGGACGAGCACTTCGGTTACCTTGTTCTTCAGCTCTGTGAATACACCCTTGATGAATACATCAAAGACCACCTACCAGAGGACAAAACCCCTGTCCTGAAGAAAATAGTGCACGAGGTGCTCTGCAGTCTAAGCGTTCTGCATAGTCTAAACACAAAAATTCTGCACCGGGATATAAAACCCCAGAATGTTTTAATAG ATGTTACAGGCAGAGCGAGATTAGCCGATTTCGGTATAAGTCGACAATTGAACATGGGACAAACAACTCTACATACAATCAGTGCAGGAACAAAATGTTGGAAGGCCAGAGAAACTTTAGATGAAGACAGTGGGATCGGATATAAGAGGAGCACCGATATTCAG GTGGCCGGGATGTTAATGTATTACATCATCTCTGGTGGACATCATCCATTTGGCAAAGGCATCCATTGTGAAGTTAACATTTTTCAAGGGAAGTACACACTGGAACATGTTGAGGATGAAGTGGCCAAGGACCTCATTGAGTGGATGATCAATGAAGACCCAGAGAAGAGACCTACAGTGGAGGACACACTGGCCCACCCATACTTCTGGccagaggagag GAGAGTGGAGTACTTACGAAAAATTGGTAACGAGAAGGAAGCAGAGAACTGTCGCAAAGCAGACCCAGGACTCCTTCATGCTTTGGACCAGTGTGCTGAGGCGAGGTCGTTTACAAAGTGGAAGTCCAAG ATACCGCCTGAGTTGATGAACAAGTTGGATGGTAAAAAGAAGGCCTACCCAGACAACACATTGGGTTTGTTGCGCTTCATACGCAACCTTCATGAGCACTA catTGAGGATGCGGATTCTGTTGACATATTGACAATGTTCCCTGATCTCTTTGGATGCGTCTACAAGTTTGCGAAGAAAAAGGAGTGGAATTCAAGAAGTAGTCTGAAGAAATGGTTTCACAGAGAAGATGTAAGATAA